From a region of the Pseudanabaena sp. ABRG5-3 genome:
- a CDS encoding ABC transporter ATP-binding protein, translating to MLSIQNLCYHPPATPEAILKNISFELQDRQLGVMVGPSGSGKSTLLEILAGFVEWTSGGIYWKSQELTPDHLQQICGLVFQFPERHFCGSTILEELRLGHIDLDGDRIQGALSAVGLSHLNPSNSPQSLSGGQQRRLALAVQLIRQPSLLLLDEPTAGLDWSMRKQILGILEDLKKNWTILVVTHEPEELVSMADQTWAIAHGEIA from the coding sequence ATGCTTTCTATCCAAAACCTTTGCTATCATCCACCTGCTACCCCTGAGGCGATTCTCAAAAATATATCCTTTGAATTACAAGATCGCCAACTTGGGGTCATGGTTGGTCCTAGTGGTTCTGGCAAAAGTACATTGCTAGAGATTTTGGCAGGATTTGTGGAATGGACTAGTGGCGGTATTTATTGGAAATCGCAAGAACTCACTCCTGACCACCTACAACAAATATGTGGGTTAGTATTCCAATTTCCTGAACGGCACTTTTGCGGGAGTACGATTTTAGAAGAATTGCGACTTGGACATATTGATCTTGACGGCGATCGCATTCAGGGGGCTTTGAGTGCTGTGGGTTTAAGCCATCTCAATCCCAGTAACTCACCACAATCCCTGAGTGGTGGACAACAGAGGCGTTTAGCACTGGCTGTGCAGTTAATTCGACAACCAAGTTTGTTATTACTAGATGAGCCAACCGCAGGCTTAGACTGGTCAATGCGGAAACAAATCTTAGGAATCTTAGAAGATCTCAAAAAAAATTGGACGATTTTGGTGGTTACCCATGAACCCGAAGAACTAGTTTCTATGGCAGATCAGACATGGGCGATCGCCCACGGAGAAATAGCTTAA
- a CDS encoding YbjN domain-containing protein: MTFTTESPISPVEAESSFAPEPSHIVQTIQTVIASMDADNSALENQTEDTWKFQYGTVEVVVNITGTEPNDTFTVFATVLNAPFKDEAKLTRWLLEKNATDTFEARYAIQNDQVLVLAARSVEDLSPAEISRIITIVAAIADDNDEFLKENFSA, translated from the coding sequence ATGACCTTCACAACAGAATCGCCAATATCTCCTGTAGAAGCAGAATCTAGTTTTGCACCAGAGCCTAGTCACATTGTGCAAACCATCCAAACTGTTATTGCTAGTATGGATGCCGACAACTCTGCGCTTGAAAACCAGACAGAGGATACGTGGAAATTCCAATATGGCACTGTAGAGGTAGTTGTCAATATTACTGGAACTGAACCGAATGATACCTTTACTGTCTTTGCAACGGTATTAAATGCACCTTTCAAAGACGAAGCTAAGTTAACACGCTGGCTATTGGAAAAAAATGCTACGGATACTTTTGAGGCTCGTTATGCTATTCAAAATGATCAAGTATTAGTCTTGGCTGCACGCTCTGTTGAAGATCTTTCCCCTGCGGAAATCTCTCGTATCATTACTATTGTGGCAGCGATCGCCGATGATAACGATGAGTTTTTAAAAGAAAACTTTAGTGCTTAA
- a CDS encoding biotin/lipoate A/B protein ligase family protein, producing the protein MNKLWQLIPYSETSGKLHMELDNSLLECHSQDPQFPSVLRFYHWKPSAISLGFHQKRYPDCWNAIAQHHDLDIVRRPSGGRAVLHQGDLTYAVITNVEVDGKRRSHREIYEYICRFLIEGFNKLGIPLTYGQSGRGYIHNPSCFSTATNADLVISDGRKLIGSAQVYRRDSVLQHGSIAIAPDHRLLTELFQAEVPIVGCAEILQKPYEELTTELIKVLTESARQHFQTEFL; encoded by the coding sequence ATGAATAAATTATGGCAGCTTATCCCCTATTCTGAGACATCGGGAAAGCTGCATATGGAATTGGATAATTCTTTACTAGAGTGCCATAGTCAAGATCCGCAATTTCCATCAGTCTTAAGATTTTATCATTGGAAACCATCCGCAATTTCGCTTGGATTTCATCAAAAGCGATATCCTGATTGCTGGAATGCGATCGCCCAGCACCACGATCTCGATATTGTGCGCCGCCCTAGTGGGGGTAGAGCCGTACTACATCAGGGAGATCTCACCTATGCTGTAATTACCAACGTTGAAGTGGATGGTAAAAGGCGATCGCACCGTGAAATTTACGAATATATTTGCAGATTTCTGATCGAAGGATTTAACAAATTGGGGATTCCACTCACCTATGGACAATCAGGACGGGGGTATATTCATAATCCCAGTTGTTTTTCTACCGCAACTAATGCTGATTTAGTAATTTCTGATGGTAGGAAACTGATTGGTAGCGCTCAAGTCTATCGTCGTGACTCAGTTTTACAACATGGCTCCATTGCGATCGCACCTGATCATCGATTATTAACAGAGCTATTTCAAGCAGAAGTTCCGATCGTGGGTTGTGCAGAAATATTACAAAAGCCCTATGAAGAATTAACTACAGAATTAATTAAAGTTTTAACGGAGTCGGCGAGGCAACACTTTCAGACGGAGTTCTTGTAA
- a CDS encoding pseudouridine synthase, producing the protein MRDRQYIPKYIIFYKPYGVLCQFTDDSASPRPTLKEYIDIPEVYSVGRLDFDSEGLLLLTNDGQLKHRLIDPQFEHQRTYWVQVERIPPEEALQKLRDGIVIQGYQTKPAIAKLLDAEPDLPPRNPPIRFRANIPTAWIELTLTEGKNRQVRKMTAAVGFPTLRLVRVAIAHLRLDNLNVGEWRSLTEQELQELRLKVLPRRLR; encoded by the coding sequence ATGCGTGATCGTCAATATATTCCTAAATATATTATTTTCTATAAGCCCTATGGTGTGCTCTGCCAGTTTACTGATGACAGTGCATCACCACGTCCTACCTTAAAAGAATATATTGATATCCCTGAGGTTTATTCCGTTGGTCGATTGGATTTTGATAGCGAAGGACTATTGCTATTAACTAATGATGGACAATTGAAGCATCGCTTAATCGATCCTCAATTTGAACATCAAAGGACTTATTGGGTACAAGTGGAAAGAATCCCCCCAGAAGAAGCTTTACAAAAACTACGCGATGGCATTGTTATTCAAGGTTATCAAACAAAACCTGCGATCGCCAAGCTACTAGATGCAGAGCCAGATTTACCACCTCGCAATCCCCCAATTCGCTTTCGGGCAAATATTCCGACCGCATGGATCGAGTTAACTCTAACGGAAGGAAAAAATCGTCAGGTACGAAAGATGACTGCCGCCGTGGGTTTTCCAACATTGCGACTAGTCCGTGTTGCGATCGCGCATTTACGCTTAGATAATCTAAATGTAGGAGAATGGCGCAGCTTGACTGAACAAGAATTACAAGAACTCCGTCTGAAAGTGTTGCCTCGCCGACTCCGTTAA
- a CDS encoding CAP domain-containing protein, whose product MPTIPAIAAEFHLPSRFQQQFLQFPSTTKVSQGISNSNSNFETELLRLTNLERKKAGLSPLKLSLRLASTAQFHAVDMANNNYFSHTGCNGSSVGDRAKANGYKYQIVAENIAAGRSTPEGTIRQWMNSSGHRANILNPQFTEIGFGYANTSNSRYRHYWVQILGTPQR is encoded by the coding sequence ATGCCTACAATACCAGCGATCGCAGCCGAGTTTCACCTTCCATCTAGATTTCAGCAACAATTTCTTCAATTTCCATCTACAACCAAAGTCAGTCAAGGTATTAGTAATAGTAATTCTAATTTTGAGACTGAACTATTACGACTGACAAATCTAGAACGCAAAAAAGCAGGGTTATCACCTTTAAAATTATCCTTAAGATTGGCTAGTACAGCTCAATTTCATGCAGTAGATATGGCAAATAATAATTATTTTAGTCATACAGGTTGTAATGGCTCAAGCGTAGGAGATCGGGCTAAAGCAAATGGTTATAAATATCAAATTGTGGCAGAAAATATTGCAGCAGGGAGATCAACACCTGAAGGGACAATACGCCAATGGATGAATAGCTCAGGACATCGCGCTAATATTCTCAATCCTCAGTTTACGGAGATTGGATTTGGCTATGCAAATACATCAAATTCTCGCTATCGCCATTATTGGGTACAGATATTAGGAACTCCTCAGCGCTAA